The following are encoded together in the Candidatus Omnitrophota bacterium genome:
- the folP gene encoding dihydropteroate synthase, producing the protein MSVARRHFSLPAGKFKLALGSRTLVMGIINLTRDSFSQDGLFKSGLKRSLVIDRALRLARKMVNDGADIIDIGAESTRPGARPVSVKEELARIVPVVKRISASLKIPVSVDTYKSEVAEAALDSGAVIINNIMGANPDYNKRIAKICAKKAASLVLMHIRGTPNDMQRFTKYRSLIPDIIRYLKKAIECAQEAGLGFKRLIIDPGIGFAKTTQQNLEILNCLGEFRVLKRPILIGTSRKSFIGKVLDVAETERIFGTAASVALAISAGAHIVRVHDVREMAQVARLSDSILNSKILN; encoded by the coding sequence ATGTCAGTTGCAAGAAGACATTTTTCTCTGCCGGCTGGGAAATTTAAGCTAGCGCTTGGCTCGCGCACCCTGGTGATGGGCATTATCAATCTAACTAGGGATTCCTTTAGCCAGGATGGTTTGTTTAAATCTGGACTTAAACGTTCTTTGGTAATTGATAGAGCCTTGCGGCTTGCCAGGAAAATGGTTAATGATGGCGCAGATATAATTGATATTGGCGCAGAATCAACGCGTCCAGGAGCAAGGCCAGTATCAGTTAAGGAAGAGTTGGCAAGAATTGTTCCGGTGGTAAAAAGGATCAGCGCATCTTTGAAAATTCCAGTATCCGTAGATACATACAAAAGTGAGGTTGCAGAAGCTGCACTTGACTCTGGAGCTGTAATTATAAATAATATCATGGGGGCAAATCCGGATTACAATAAAAGAATAGCCAAGATTTGTGCAAAGAAAGCTGCAAGTTTAGTCCTGATGCATATAAGAGGAACTCCTAATGACATGCAGAGATTTACAAAATATAGGTCATTAATTCCCGATATTATAAGATATTTAAAGAAAGCTATTGAGTGTGCTCAAGAGGCAGGCCTAGGATTTAAGCGTCTTATTATTGATCCGGGAATTGGTTTTGCAAAGACAACCCAGCAGAATTTAGAGATCTTAAATTGCTTAGGAGAATTTAGAGTTTTAAAAAGACCTATTCTTATTGGCACGTCCCGTAAATCATTTATCGGCAAGGTGCTAGACGTTGCCGAGACAGAGCGTATTTTTGGCACAGCTGCTTCAGTTGCCTTAGCAATAAGTGCTGGTGCACACATAGTGCGGGTGCACGATGTGAGAGAAATGGCGCAGGTTGCGCGCTTGAGTGATTCTATCTTGAATTCAAAAATTTTAAATTAG
- the ftsH gene encoding ATP-dependent zinc metalloprotease FtsH — MFFLLLFYISAKIPLAITNAPQALTYSQFYETLKDNAQTRKIKSLVLTLEESRIQGQFSDGLQFSLFIPEQDESLIPLIRENVSDFEVKPSRTLLANIFYSLGPMILFILFLWYFAYRGNQMGSRLWSFGKVKAKPAPDLKNNKTTFNDVAGVDEAEEELTEIIEFLKDPKKFQKLGGKIPKGVLLVGPPGCGKTLLAKAVAGEASAPFFSISGSDFVEMFVGVGASRVRDLFEQGRAAAKMGGKGCIIFIDEIDAVGRLRFSGIGGGHDEREQTLNALLVEMDGFSPQEGLILVAATNRPDTLDPALLRPGRFDRQIVIDRPDIKGRNAILKIHVRNIKLDESVNLDSIARQTPGFSGADLANLCNEAALLAARRNKDKVNMPELQESIERVIAGPQRKSRVISKKEKEIVAYHEAGHALLSLLTPDVDPLHKVSIIPRGTAALGYTMQLPLQDRYIMTKSELLARMTVLLGGRCSEEMAFGEITTGAENDLEVATALARRMVCEFGMSDKLGHITFGRRKGLLFLGKDLTEERNYSEDTAKEIDKEIKKFVEDRYNVAKETLEKNKDKLKLLASTLLEKEVLEVEEVKKLLGIFAKDTKEESSSKKN, encoded by the coding sequence ATGTTTTTCCTATTACTCTTTTATATTTCAGCAAAGATCCCGCTTGCTATAACTAATGCTCCCCAGGCTTTAACCTACAGCCAGTTTTATGAAACTCTAAAGGATAATGCACAAACGCGTAAGATTAAAAGTTTAGTCTTAACGCTTGAGGAGAGCAGGATTCAAGGTCAATTTTCAGATGGCTTACAGTTTTCTCTATTTATTCCAGAACAGGATGAAAGCCTTATCCCTCTTATTCGTGAGAATGTAAGTGATTTTGAAGTAAAACCGTCCCGGACATTATTAGCAAATATTTTTTATTCCTTGGGGCCAATGATTCTTTTTATACTTTTCTTGTGGTATTTTGCTTATCGCGGGAATCAGATGGGTAGTCGTCTTTGGTCTTTTGGAAAGGTTAAGGCAAAGCCAGCCCCGGATTTAAAAAATAATAAGACTACGTTTAATGATGTTGCTGGCGTTGATGAGGCTGAAGAGGAACTGACAGAGATTATTGAATTCCTTAAAGACCCTAAGAAATTTCAGAAGTTAGGCGGTAAGATTCCTAAAGGAGTTTTGCTTGTTGGTCCTCCGGGATGCGGAAAAACACTTTTGGCCAAGGCTGTAGCGGGGGAAGCTAGTGCTCCTTTCTTTTCAATAAGCGGTTCTGATTTTGTTGAGATGTTTGTTGGTGTGGGGGCTAGCAGGGTCAGGGACCTCTTTGAACAAGGAAGAGCTGCAGCAAAGATGGGTGGAAAAGGATGTATTATTTTTATTGACGAGATTGATGCTGTGGGACGTTTACGTTTTTCAGGTATTGGCGGTGGCCATGACGAACGCGAGCAAACACTTAATGCCTTACTTGTAGAAATGGATGGATTTTCTCCCCAGGAAGGTTTGATTCTTGTTGCAGCAACTAATCGTCCTGATACCTTAGATCCGGCCTTGCTTAGACCAGGAAGATTTGATCGACAGATTGTAATTGATCGGCCTGATATAAAAGGAAGAAACGCGATTCTCAAGATTCATGTTCGTAACATTAAACTAGATGAAAGTGTTAATTTAGATTCTATAGCGCGTCAGACGCCGGGTTTTTCAGGCGCAGATTTAGCTAATCTATGTAATGAGGCAGCTTTATTGGCAGCGCGCAGGAATAAAGATAAGGTGAATATGCCAGAGCTGCAGGAGTCCATAGAGAGGGTTATTGCCGGGCCGCAGAGAAAGAGCCGTGTGATTTCAAAGAAGGAAAAGGAGATTGTTGCTTATCATGAGGCTGGGCATGCCCTTTTATCGCTTTTGACTCCTGATGTTGACCCCTTGCACAAGGTTTCGATTATTCCGCGCGGCACAGCAGCCTTAGGATATACGATGCAGCTTCCCCTGCAGGATAGATATATCATGACAAAATCTGAACTTTTGGCGAGGATGACTGTTCTTTTGGGAGGTCGCTGTAGCGAAGAGATGGCATTTGGTGAAATCACCACTGGTGCGGAAAATGATTTAGAGGTTGCCACAGCACTTGCCAGGCGCATGGTTTGTGAATTCGGTATGAGTGATAAACTTGGCCATATTACATTTGGACGCAGAAAAGGATTGCTATTTTTAGGCAAGGATTTGACTGAGGAACGTAATTATTCTGAGGATACTGCAAAAGAAATTGATAAAGAGATAAAAAAGTTTGTAGAAGATAGATATAATGTTGCAAAGGAGACATTAGAAAAAAATAAAGATAAGTTAAAGCTTCTAGCCTCGACATTGCTTGAGAAGGAAGTCTTGGAAGTTGAGGAGGTTAAGAAGTTGCTCGGAATCTTTGCGAAGGATACTAAGGAAGAATCTTCTAGTAAAAAGAATTAG
- the tilS gene encoding tRNA lysidine(34) synthetase TilS gives MFKKQDKVLVGVSGGPDSVALIYVLNSLKKELKITLYIAHLNHMLRRSEAERDMEFVKQIAKKLNIPCYCKSVNVVSFRKKGSLEEVSRNTRHKFFRDIARKYSLNKIALGHNRDDQAETVLMRIIRGSGLYGLGAIRPVRLIGELFFVRPLIEILRKDIDSYLKRIKVKACLDASNLDPKFFRNRIRNRLIPFLESDFNKSTRLSLANLSEVISFDYEYLTDVARRQMKRVLISNRGKRLSLDLKKLSKLHISMQRMVLRLCIERILGTTRKFDYRHWREIEDLLLNRIEGSIVDLPKSLSVRKDKDRLRLYTRKY, from the coding sequence ATGTTTAAAAAGCAGGATAAGGTCCTGGTTGGGGTATCGGGCGGTCCGGATTCTGTTGCTCTTATTTACGTATTGAATTCTTTAAAAAAAGAACTCAAAATAACTTTGTATATTGCCCATCTAAATCATATGTTGCGCAGGAGTGAGGCTGAGCGCGATATGGAATTTGTAAAACAAATCGCAAAAAAATTAAATATTCCCTGTTATTGTAAAAGTGTTAATGTCGTCTCTTTTAGGAAAAAAGGTTCTTTGGAGGAGGTTAGCCGTAATACGCGTCATAAATTTTTCAGAGATATTGCTAGGAAATATTCTCTTAATAAGATTGCCCTGGGTCATAATAGAGATGATCAGGCAGAGACGGTGCTGATGCGCATTATCCGCGGTAGCGGACTTTATGGGCTGGGGGCAATCCGTCCTGTTAGATTGATTGGGGAATTGTTCTTTGTCAGGCCGTTAATTGAGATTTTAAGGAAGGATATAGATTCTTATCTTAAGCGTATAAAAGTTAAGGCCTGCCTTGATGCCTCTAATCTAGACCCTAAATTCTTTAGAAATAGAATTCGCAATAGACTTATTCCGTTTTTGGAATCTGATTTTAATAAAAGTACTCGTTTGTCTTTGGCAAATCTTTCTGAGGTTATCTCTTTTGATTATGAATATCTAACTGATGTTGCCAGAAGACAGATGAAGCGGGTTCTTATTTCTAACAGAGGAAAGAGACTTTCTTTGGATTTAAAAAAGTTATCTAAATTACATATCTCTATGCAGAGAATGGTACTGCGTTTATGCATAGAGAGAATTCTAGGCACAACTCGTAAGTTTGATTATCGGCATTGGCGCGAGATTGAGGATTTGCTTCTTAATAGAATAGAAGGCTCAATTGTGGATTTACCAAAGAGTCTTTCAGTCAGAAAAGACAAAGACAGACTAAGGCTATATACAAGAAAGTATTGA
- a CDS encoding Fic family protein, with translation MKKVIIEDRQKLRRILEETRMSRSQLAKLVEVSYKTVYRWLDKGINPHPGQSRRIDELFKEHIDLRELVVKLKHDLSQPIKILRNNKALKERFFLEMTYHSNAIEGSRMSLKETETAIKGGKVRGKELFEVLEAVNHNNALNFLLDAIKPSFKINEDYILKLHSIVMYNFNDKLPGKYRTGFVNLINTEKALPSAQMVPVRMKKFVSKVNKYGKDVIGKVASDHYEFESIHPFFDGNGRVGRLILITQLLSKGYPPAIIKIEDRYKYYFALGRGDMGEFSNLVQMICDSIIKGYNFLRYDVK, from the coding sequence ATGAAAAAGGTTATTATTGAAGATAGGCAGAAATTAAGGCGAATCTTAGAAGAGACCAGGATGTCTCGGTCTCAATTGGCTAAGCTTGTTGAAGTCAGCTATAAGACAGTTTATCGCTGGCTGGATAAGGGTATTAACCCACATCCTGGCCAATCCCGAAGAATCGATGAATTATTTAAGGAACACATTGATTTAAGGGAGTTGGTTGTAAAATTAAAGCATGATTTAAGCCAGCCTATAAAAATTCTAAGGAATAATAAGGCCTTGAAGGAAAGGTTTTTTCTGGAGATGACCTATCATTCCAATGCAATTGAGGGAAGTCGCATGAGCCTTAAAGAGACAGAAACCGCGATTAAGGGAGGAAAGGTAAGGGGAAAAGAGCTTTTTGAGGTCTTAGAGGCAGTAAATCATAATAACGCTTTAAATTTTCTGCTGGATGCAATAAAGCCAAGCTTTAAGATTAATGAAGACTACATATTAAAGCTTCATTCAATAGTTATGTATAATTTTAACGATAAACTTCCCGGAAAATACAGAACAGGATTTGTTAATCTTATTAATACAGAAAAAGCGCTTCCATCCGCGCAAATGGTTCCTGTGAGGATGAAAAAGTTTGTGTCCAAGGTCAATAAATATGGCAAGGATGTTATTGGTAAGGTAGCAAGTGACCATTACGAATTTGAAAGTATCCATCCTTTTTTTGATGGTAATGGAAGGGTGGGAAGGTTGATTCTTATTACGCAGTTATTATCCAAGGGTTATCCACCTGCGATTATAAAGATAGAAGATCGTTATAAATACTACTTTGCTTTGGGCAGAGGCGATATGGGAGAATTCTCCAATTTAGTCCAGATGATTTGTGATAGTATAATCAAAGGTTATAATTTCTTAAGATATGATGTTAAATAA
- a CDS encoding dihydropteroate synthase: MFIIGELINGMYKNVQEALSKKDEQAIINLAKQQEAEGANALDVNCGPLSKDPVSDMKWLVSAIQKGSNLPLAIDSTKPNVIQAGLELIKGKAIINSTSADPERLEIYVNMAKKYNASLIALTMDKKGVPQDKDRRLELAAQILAFAQEKDFNINNIYLDPIVLPVNVAQPQLKMILEVLHEFKVISDPAPKTVVGLSNVSQGSCQRNIINRVFLTMAIGYGLDAAIVDPLDKELMDAVITSDLLLNKHIYCDSFLSAYRKK; the protein is encoded by the coding sequence ATGTTTATAATTGGTGAATTAATCAACGGAATGTATAAAAACGTGCAAGAGGCACTTTCGAAAAAGGATGAGCAGGCTATTATTAATTTGGCTAAACAGCAAGAGGCAGAAGGCGCTAATGCCCTTGATGTTAACTGCGGACCGTTATCCAAGGATCCGGTTAGTGATATGAAGTGGTTAGTGAGCGCTATTCAGAAGGGCTCTAATTTGCCGCTTGCCATTGATAGTACTAAGCCAAATGTTATTCAGGCAGGTCTTGAGCTCATAAAGGGTAAGGCGATTATTAATTCCACAAGCGCAGACCCAGAGCGTCTTGAAATTTATGTAAACATGGCCAAGAAGTACAATGCCTCTTTAATTGCCCTTACAATGGACAAAAAAGGAGTACCGCAAGATAAGGACAGGCGTTTAGAATTGGCAGCACAGATACTAGCCTTTGCACAAGAGAAAGATTTTAATATTAATAACATATATCTAGATCCAATAGTTTTACCGGTCAATGTTGCTCAACCCCAGCTTAAAATGATTTTAGAGGTTTTGCATGAATTTAAGGTGATTTCCGATCCTGCTCCCAAGACAGTTGTGGGTTTAAGTAATGTTAGCCAGGGTAGCTGCCAGAGGAATATTATAAACAGGGTTTTTCTAACTATGGCAATTGGTTACGGCCTGGATGCAGCTATCGTTGATCCTTTAGATAAGGAACTCATGGATGCAGTAATAACCTCTGATCTACTGCTCAATAAACATATATACTGCGATTCCTTCTTGAGCGCATACCGGAAGAAGTAA
- a CDS encoding acetyl-CoA decarbonylase/synthase complex subunit delta — protein sequence MALELIKETWSSSINTVTIGATKQEGGSRGSTITVGGETGLSFLHQETKMPHQPQLVFEIWDIEPDWPDSLKAQYDAGILKNTLEWAKVCKEKFQAKGLALRLAGIHPDNGNKPADSIVKLVQDLLKTVDLPLIILGCNDEVKDNEVLPKISEATKGERLLFGEAVQDNYKTLVVSLLADGHSIIAQSPIDINIAKQLNILISDMGFPAERIVINPTVGALGYGLEYAYSIMERARLAALAGDTMLAMPFVCLVGQEAWRAKEAKATSDEVPEWGSQTERGLLWEALTASTFLQAGADLLVMRHPQAVKSVQEFVDKLMEK from the coding sequence ATGGCTTTAGAGCTAATTAAAGAAACTTGGTCAAGCAGCATTAATACGGTTACTATCGGAGCCACAAAACAAGAAGGAGGCAGCCGGGGTTCTACGATTACAGTGGGAGGCGAAACCGGCCTGTCCTTTCTGCATCAGGAGACAAAGATGCCGCATCAGCCCCAGCTGGTTTTTGAGATCTGGGATATTGAACCAGACTGGCCAGATAGTTTAAAGGCCCAGTATGATGCAGGTATCCTGAAAAACACACTAGAATGGGCTAAGGTCTGCAAAGAAAAGTTTCAGGCTAAGGGCTTGGCCTTGCGTTTAGCTGGCATTCATCCTGATAATGGAAACAAACCAGCTGATAGCATTGTAAAATTAGTTCAGGATTTATTAAAGACCGTGGACTTACCATTAATTATCTTAGGTTGTAACGATGAGGTTAAAGATAACGAGGTCTTGCCAAAGATCTCTGAGGCTACAAAGGGAGAGCGGTTATTATTTGGCGAGGCAGTCCAGGATAATTATAAGACCTTAGTTGTTTCGCTTTTGGCTGACGGTCACAGCATTATTGCCCAATCACCCATTGATATCAATATTGCTAAACAGCTTAATATCTTGATTTCGGATATGGGATTCCCGGCTGAGCGTATTGTAATTAATCCAACTGTAGGCGCCCTTGGATATGGCTTAGAATATGCTTATTCGATTATGGAGCGTGCAAGATTAGCTGCTTTAGCCGGCGATACAATGCTTGCCATGCCTTTTGTTTGTTTAGTTGGTCAGGAGGCCTGGAGGGCAAAAGAGGCAAAGGCAACCAGCGATGAGGTTCCTGAATGGGGATCTCAAACAGAACGCGGCCTGCTCTGGGAGGCATTGACTGCCTCTACTTTTTTACAGGCTGGAGCAGACCTTTTGGTTATGCGCCATCCTCAGGCAGTTAAATCAGTTCAAGAATTTGTTGACAAACTTATGGAGAAATAG
- a CDS encoding AAA family ATPase, with translation MAFTIAVAGKGGTGKTTIAAVILKIIIADKLGSALAIDADPNSNLGEVLGITAGTSIGELIDSVAKNPQSVPPGMTKKDFLELEIEHSLVENSGFDLLSMGRPEGPGCYCYANNLLRDTIGRIINQYNFCVIDNEAGMEHLSRRTTRAADYFILVSDATVVGMHSAARIKKLADELEFKFDKTFLLINRARDNLVLSEELTQVHFDKIYQLPFDDEVLDLSIKGESVFKLSKESRLLKKMEAFKRDHGFRAN, from the coding sequence ATGGCGTTTACCATTGCTGTTGCTGGAAAAGGCGGCACAGGAAAAACTACTATAGCGGCAGTTATATTAAAAATAATTATTGCCGATAAATTAGGTTCAGCCTTGGCAATTGATGCTGATCCGAACAGTAATCTGGGTGAAGTATTAGGTATAACTGCAGGCACTTCTATAGGCGAATTGATTGATTCTGTAGCTAAAAATCCTCAATCAGTACCCCCCGGTATGACCAAAAAGGATTTCCTGGAACTAGAGATCGAACATTCGCTTGTTGAAAATAGCGGTTTTGATTTATTGAGCATGGGAAGACCTGAGGGGCCCGGGTGTTACTGCTATGCTAATAATCTCCTCAGGGATACAATTGGAAGAATTATAAATCAGTATAATTTCTGCGTTATTGATAATGAGGCAGGCATGGAACATTTATCCCGCCGAACTACAAGGGCAGCTGATTATTTTATTTTAGTAAGTGATGCAACAGTAGTTGGCATGCATTCAGCTGCCAGGATTAAAAAATTGGCTGATGAGTTGGAATTTAAGTTTGATAAGACATTTCTTTTAATTAACAGGGCAAGGGATAACCTAGTTTTGTCTGAGGAGCTGACTCAAGTTCATTTTGATAAGATTTATCAATTACCCTTTGATGATGAAGTGCTTGATTTAAGTATTAAAGGTGAATCTGTTTTTAAGCTTAGTAAGGAATCAAGGCTTTTAAAAAAAATGGAGGCGTTTAAGAGAGATCATGGCTTTAGAGCTAATTAA
- a CDS encoding DUF4445 domain-containing protein encodes MEEVKVRFLPDKITINVPKGKTILDAAVSAGVYLHSSCGGEGVCGRCKVIVKKGNVQSAASGRIKKEERQKGYCLACLSVIKSDITVEIPVESRLESELVSEEEAYAQRLKGVYSKAEDIDKAHLFVREDIFAHSPLATKLSLKLEPPDLQDKVSDLERLYREIRKREDLKIMQAGLTNIRRLGMILRSANWHVTVTLGKRGGTTEVVLIQPGDTSDKNYGFAFDIGTTTVSGQLVDLNTKKILGTKASYNRQASFGTDIISRIIFAQKSEGLERLHHAVIDVMNDMIRQLTFENDIDLNNVTCCLCAGNPTMMHLLLRIDPTYIRREPYIPTANFVPVIRASEAGIKINPRGLLATVPSIASYVGGDIVSGILACGIDKSKDLSLLIDVGTNGEIVLGNKDWLVACAASAGPAFEGSGVSCGMRATKGAIERVSINKKTHNVKCSTILGGKPLGICGSGYIDLLAEMLSSGIIDSSGSIIEKKAPGLIKSTQTGKSFIVVDKKKSATGNDIIITEGDIDNLKRSKAAIFAASSTLVRHMGFEMSAIKKIFIAGGFGTYLDIKKAITIGLLPDLKLERFEFVGNSSLAGARAILLSSQALNQAEELARKVTYFELSVEDTYMDEYMAALFFPHTDRSKFPSFKL; translated from the coding sequence ATGGAAGAAGTTAAGGTTAGATTTTTGCCAGATAAAATAACGATAAACGTGCCCAAGGGTAAGACTATCCTTGATGCTGCGGTTTCTGCAGGTGTCTATCTGCATTCAAGCTGCGGTGGAGAAGGCGTTTGTGGCCGCTGTAAGGTTATCGTAAAAAAAGGCAATGTTCAGTCTGCAGCTTCCGGAAGGATTAAAAAAGAAGAAAGGCAAAAAGGTTATTGCCTGGCATGCCTTTCAGTCATTAAAAGTGATATTACGGTAGAGATACCTGTTGAGTCTCGCCTTGAATCTGAGTTGGTTTCCGAAGAAGAGGCCTATGCCCAGCGATTAAAAGGGGTTTACAGCAAGGCCGAGGATATTGACAAGGCCCATTTATTTGTTAGAGAGGATATTTTTGCTCATTCACCTTTGGCCACAAAATTATCGCTTAAGTTAGAGCCACCAGATCTGCAAGATAAGGTAAGTGATTTAGAGAGGTTGTACAGAGAAATAAGAAAACGAGAAGATTTAAAGATTATGCAGGCAGGCCTTACCAATATCAGAAGATTAGGTATGATATTACGTTCGGCAAACTGGCATGTTACAGTAACACTGGGTAAGCGGGGAGGCACGACAGAGGTGGTTCTCATCCAACCCGGAGACACTTCTGATAAAAACTATGGTTTTGCTTTTGACATCGGCACAACAACTGTATCCGGCCAATTAGTTGATCTTAACACAAAAAAGATCTTAGGCACAAAGGCCTCTTATAACCGGCAGGCCAGTTTTGGTACAGATATAATTTCGCGCATAATCTTTGCCCAAAAGTCTGAAGGCCTAGAAAGGCTTCATCATGCTGTCATTGATGTAATGAATGATATGATACGCCAGCTAACTTTTGAAAATGATATTGATTTAAACAACGTTACCTGTTGTCTCTGTGCTGGTAATCCAACAATGATGCATTTGCTTTTAAGGATTGATCCCACATACATAAGGCGGGAGCCTTATATTCCTACTGCAAATTTTGTGCCTGTAATTAGGGCTTCTGAGGCAGGCATAAAGATAAACCCGCGTGGCTTATTAGCCACTGTACCTTCGATCGCAAGCTATGTGGGTGGAGATATAGTTTCTGGGATTTTAGCTTGCGGCATAGATAAAAGTAAAGATCTGTCACTTTTGATTGATGTTGGCACTAACGGCGAGATTGTTTTAGGTAATAAAGATTGGTTGGTTGCTTGTGCAGCCAGCGCTGGTCCGGCATTTGAAGGTAGTGGTGTATCTTGCGGTATGAGGGCAACCAAAGGTGCTATCGAGAGAGTATCCATCAACAAAAAGACTCATAATGTGAAATGTTCTACCATACTTGGCGGTAAGCCTCTCGGTATCTGCGGCTCAGGCTACATTGATTTACTTGCAGAAATGCTATCTAGCGGCATCATTGATAGTTCAGGCAGTATAATCGAAAAAAAGGCCCCAGGTTTAATAAAGTCAACCCAGACAGGGAAGTCTTTTATCGTTGTGGACAAGAAAAAATCTGCTACAGGTAATGATATTATAATTACGGAAGGAGATATAGATAATTTAAAGCGCTCAAAGGCAGCCATATTTGCTGCTTCAAGCACCTTAGTCAGACATATGGGCTTTGAAATGAGCGCAATAAAGAAAATATTTATTGCAGGAGGTTTTGGTACGTATCTGGATATAAAAAAGGCAATTACCATAGGTTTGTTGCCAGACCTTAAACTAGAAAGATTTGAATTTGTAGGAAACAGTTCTTTAGCCGGGGCAAGGGCGATTTTACTATCGAGCCAGGCCTTGAATCAGGCTGAGGAACTTGCCAGAAAAGTAACCTATTTTGAACTTTCTGTTGAAGATACATATATGGATGAATATATGGCAGCTTTGTTTTTTCCTCATACAGATAGGAGTAAGTTTCCCAGTTTTAAATTATAA
- a CDS encoding acetyl-CoA decarbonylase/synthase complex subunit gamma: MGLAGLEIYKLLPKTNCRKCNFPTCLAFALALAKKTTDITKCPFLTDEAKAALESSSQPPVKLITIGKEEDALSVGNETVLFRHEEKFHHPTGIGLIIEDNTPQAELSEFVKFLKGLEFERVGQELKLDLIAIKDTSGDIQTFSNCVKFVKENSKLNLVFISKNPEIIKAAIEICKDEQPLIFGADENNHAQFAEIANNAKAPLVVSASSLDDLHELVKKLKQRTCEDLVLHVENNSLAAQIEGLTQIRRLALKKTFRPFGFPTISVIKAGESVFDVLNAGALMAKYASIILLEKASVPAILSLLTLRQNIYSDPQRPLQVEPKIYPIGSPTNESPLLVTTNFSLTYYTVLSEVESSKISSYILSVDTEGMSVLTAWAAEKFTPEKITQSMQKASTEQLVNHKIVIIPGYVAVMSGDLEEQSGWKVMVGPREASGISAFLKNFNN, translated from the coding sequence ATGGGGTTAGCAGGATTAGAGATTTATAAGTTACTACCAAAGACAAATTGCAGGAAGTGTAATTTTCCCACTTGCCTTGCTTTTGCATTGGCGCTGGCTAAGAAAACCACAGACATCACCAAGTGTCCCTTTTTGACTGACGAGGCTAAGGCTGCCCTGGAGTCGTCTTCTCAACCGCCAGTAAAATTAATTACTATCGGCAAGGAAGAGGATGCCTTAAGTGTTGGTAATGAGACTGTGCTGTTCCGCCATGAAGAAAAGTTTCATCATCCCACGGGGATTGGACTCATAATAGAAGATAATACTCCCCAAGCAGAGCTGTCTGAATTCGTTAAATTTTTGAAAGGTCTAGAGTTTGAAAGGGTAGGCCAGGAGTTAAAGCTGGATTTAATTGCAATAAAGGATACTTCAGGAGATATACAGACCTTTTCAAATTGCGTGAAGTTTGTTAAGGAAAATAGTAAGCTAAATCTTGTATTTATTTCCAAGAATCCTGAAATTATCAAAGCTGCAATTGAGATTTGTAAGGATGAACAACCGCTAATTTTTGGGGCAGATGAAAATAATCATGCTCAATTCGCTGAGATTGCAAATAATGCTAAAGCACCTTTAGTTGTCTCTGCTTCTAGCCTTGACGATCTCCATGAACTTGTTAAAAAGCTCAAGCAGAGGACTTGTGAGGATTTAGTATTGCATGTGGAAAATAATAGCCTAGCAGCCCAGATTGAAGGCCTTACTCAAATCCGCCGTCTTGCTTTAAAGAAGACATTTCGCCCTTTTGGTTTTCCTACAATTAGCGTTATTAAAGCCGGAGAGTCTGTGTTTGATGTTTTGAATGCTGGTGCGCTTATGGCTAAGTATGCATCAATCATTTTATTGGAAAAGGCATCAGTGCCTGCAATACTTTCATTGCTTACGTTGCGCCAGAATATTTATTCTGATCCGCAGAGACCTTTGCAGGTTGAACCAAAGATATATCCGATTGGTTCGCCAACAAATGAGTCTCCACTACTGGTAACTACTAATTTTTCACTTACTTATTATACAGTTCTTTCAGAAGTGGAATCGAGCAAGATTTCCTCTTACATACTAAGCGTGGATACAGAAGGCATGTCAGTTCTAACTGCCTGGGCAGCGGAGAAGTTTACTCCTGAGAAAATAACACAGTCTATGCAAAAGGCCTCTACAGAGCAATTGGTGAATCACAAGATAGTTATTATACCCGGTTATGTTGCTGTTATGAGCGGAGATTTAGAAGAACAGAGCGGCTGGAAGGTTATGGTTGGTCCGCGAGAGGCATCCGGGATTAGCGCATTTTTGAAGAATTTTAATAACTAA
- a CDS encoding helix-turn-helix domain-containing protein: protein MAKEKLLTVREAAAYFGISEKAVVDLSEQGTIPAYKIGGVYLRFKEDQLKQVKITPRVLTHIRKSSVDVDASLGYRNLIERINDFLYFNDFYFLCFFICLTLLLVVFS, encoded by the coding sequence ATGGCGAAAGAAAAATTATTAACTGTGCGTGAAGCGGCAGCCTATTTTGGTATCTCTGAGAAGGCGGTTGTTGATTTGTCTGAACAAGGGACAATTCCGGCTTATAAGATCGGTGGAGTATATTTGCGATTTAAGGAAGATCAGCTGAAGCAGGTTAAGATCACGCCGCGTGTCTTAACGCATATTCGCAAAAGCAGCGTTGACGTTGATGCTTCTTTGGGTTACCGTAATCTAATCGAGAGGATTAACGACTTCCTTTATTTCAATGATTTTTATTTTCTTTGTTTCTTTATTTGCCTTACGCTTCTTTTGGTTGTTTTTAGCTGA